One part of the Schistocerca piceifrons isolate TAMUIC-IGC-003096 chromosome 2, iqSchPice1.1, whole genome shotgun sequence genome encodes these proteins:
- the LOC124775608 gene encoding general transcription factor II-I repeat domain-containing protein 2B-like has translation MRFWEMKMRTENCYHFPTLPTHENVDYKRSPGNLQKVLIELQEDLSVKCKSEEINLVECYKTYLTEEKYLQLRSFARREICLFGSTYKCEQLFSLMKTNKCNICTRLTDNNPENTLRLSIGDINPDINNLVLKIQTRSSH, from the exons ATGCGCTTTTGGGAAATGAAGATGAGAACTGAAAACTGTTACCACTTTCCCACACTGCCAACTCATGAAAATGTTGATTAT AAAAGGTCCCCAGGTAACCTTCAAAAGGTACTTATTGAACTTCAGGAAGATTTGTCGGTAAAATGTAAATCTGAAGAAATAAACCTGGTCGAATGTTATAAAACTTATTTGACCGAAGAGAAATATCTGCAACTGAGATCATTTGCAAGAAGGGAAATTTGCCTTTTTGGAAGCACATACAAGTGTGAACAACTTTTTTCTCTTATgaaaacaaataaatgcaacatatgtaCAAGGTTAACAGACAACAACCCGGAAAATACGTTAAGACTCAGTATAGGTGATATAAATCCAGATATCAACAACCTTGTGCTAAAAATTCAAACTCGGAGCTCACATTAA